In the genome of Methylophaga nitratireducenticrescens, one region contains:
- the pstB gene encoding phosphate ABC transporter ATP-binding protein PstB — MNMQTETGEFIAKKYEPKGPVVLDCYVKNIYYGDFRAVRDTTIPVEKNKVTGFIGPSGCGKSTVLRSMNRMNDLIDSFRFEGHIQYHDHDIYSKKVDAVIVRRYIGMVFQLPNPFSMSIYDNVAFGLRLNGYKGDEEEMVVKALKRAAIWNDVKDKLKNSGLSLSGGQQQRLCIARAIATEPDVLLMDEPCSALDPIATRQIEELMVELKQHYSVALVTHNMQQAMRVADVTAFLGVDISNGGRTGYLVEMDDTKKIFEDPQQLLTKQYVRGEFS; from the coding sequence ATGAATATGCAAACCGAAACAGGTGAGTTCATCGCCAAAAAATATGAGCCAAAAGGCCCTGTCGTTTTAGACTGCTATGTCAAAAACATTTACTACGGTGATTTCCGAGCAGTTAGAGATACCACTATCCCGGTTGAAAAAAATAAAGTGACTGGTTTTATTGGCCCATCTGGTTGTGGCAAAAGTACTGTACTGAGAAGTATGAATCGGATGAATGATTTGATTGACTCGTTCAGATTTGAAGGTCACATTCAATATCATGATCATGATATCTACAGTAAAAAAGTGGATGCAGTCATTGTCCGCCGTTATATCGGTATGGTTTTCCAGCTTCCTAATCCCTTCTCAATGAGCATTTATGACAATGTTGCATTTGGTTTACGACTCAATGGTTATAAGGGCGATGAAGAAGAGATGGTGGTCAAAGCGCTGAAAAGAGCGGCCATCTGGAATGATGTTAAAGATAAACTTAAAAACAGTGGGCTTTCACTATCCGGTGGTCAGCAGCAGCGTTTGTGTATTGCACGAGCGATTGCAACTGAGCCCGATGTACTGTTAATGGATGAGCCCTGCTCTGCTCTGGATCCCATTGCTACACGTCAGATTGAAGAGCTGATGGTTGAGTTAAAACAGCATTACAGCGTGGCGCTGGTAACCCACAATATGCAGCAGGCGATGCGTGTTGCTGATGTCACTGCATTTCTGGGGGTGGATATTTCGAATGGTGGCCGCACCGGCTATCTGGTGGAAATGGATGACACAAAGAAGATTTTTGAAGATCCACAACAATTACTCACCAAACAATATGTCAGGGGTGAGTTTAGTTAA
- the pstA gene encoding phosphate ABC transporter permease PstA, whose product MSQINEQILPPRINLPSLEKNVLELRALKDFFLTGLVWGLAILASIPLISVIYMLIMEGGARLDFEAITALPPAGFETGGGFGNAIVGTLTMVGIASALSIPIGTMAALYLAILNPNSKTATVSRFLSKVLTGFPSILAGVFVYAVIVITTGTYSAWAGGVALAVLMLPTVTLAAEEAMKQVPQRMKDAAFGMGCTRTQVIFKVVLPTALPGIMTGVILAVAGAAGESAPLLFTALFSNYYMSELAEPTASLSILIYNFSGMPFENQIELAWTASLALVLLVLFFNIVARVVGRTKFRE is encoded by the coding sequence ATGAGTCAGATTAACGAACAGATTCTGCCACCCAGGATCAATTTACCGAGTCTTGAGAAAAATGTGCTCGAACTGAGAGCCTTGAAAGATTTCTTCCTGACAGGATTGGTTTGGGGATTAGCCATATTAGCCAGTATTCCTCTGATATCGGTTATTTACATGCTCATCATGGAAGGTGGTGCAAGACTTGATTTTGAGGCTATTACAGCATTGCCACCAGCCGGCTTCGAAACCGGCGGTGGTTTTGGTAATGCTATCGTGGGAACACTGACCATGGTAGGTATTGCCTCCGCACTGAGTATTCCCATTGGAACCATGGCGGCACTCTATCTGGCCATACTTAACCCCAACAGTAAAACCGCGACTGTCTCCAGATTTTTATCCAAAGTGCTGACCGGCTTCCCCTCTATTCTGGCTGGTGTGTTTGTCTATGCTGTCATCGTTATCACCACAGGCACCTACTCGGCCTGGGCTGGTGGTGTGGCTTTGGCGGTATTAATGCTGCCAACCGTTACTCTAGCTGCTGAGGAAGCCATGAAGCAGGTGCCACAAAGAATGAAAGATGCAGCCTTTGGCATGGGTTGTACCCGTACCCAGGTCATTTTTAAAGTGGTCTTGCCGACCGCCCTACCCGGGATTATGACTGGGGTCATTCTGGCAGTTGCCGGTGCGGCGGGTGAATCTGCTCCATTACTGTTCACAGCCTTGTTCAGCAATTACTACATGTCCGAGCTGGCAGAACCAACTGCCTCGCTATCCATTCTGATTTACAACTTTTCCGGTATGCCGTTTGAGAATCAAATTGAACTGGCATGGACTGCTTCGCTGGCACTGGTCTTACTCGTATTGTTTTTCAATATCGTTGCCCGTGTCGTTGGCAGAACAAAATTTAGAGAATAA